A single Salmo salar chromosome ssa19, Ssal_v3.1, whole genome shotgun sequence DNA region contains:
- the LOC106578447 gene encoding NADH dehydrogenase [ubiquinone] 1 beta subcomplex subunit 4, with the protein MADYREAPLATRPKTLDPAEYFNLSLDQRRAEEERAGLRAQLKRQYQMQLNNPHRKELIEDPALTRWVYARTNPYNHFRATKKTSLLGGLFGVVPLFVLYYVLKTDRDKKEEQIKAGTCDRKFKLAY; encoded by the exons ATGGCGGACTACCGAGAAGCGCCCTTGGCCACTCGGCCAAAAACGTTGGACCCAGCTGAATATTTCAACCTTTCGCTGGACCAGAGACGTGCCGAGGAGGAGAGGGCTGGTTTAAGGGCTCAGCTGAAGAGACAATATCAGATGCAGCTAAACAACCCCCACAGAAAAGAGCTTATT GAAGACCCTGCATTGACACGCTGGGTGTACGCACGCACCAACCCCTACAACCACTTCAGAGCCACCAAGAAGACGTCGCTGCTAGGTGGGCTCTTCGGAGTGGTGCCACTCTTCGTCCTGTACTACGTACTGAAGACTGACAGG GACAAGAAGGAGGAGCAGATCAAAGCTGGGACCTGCGATCGCAAATTCAAGCTCGCCTACTGA
- the LOC106578446 gene encoding proteasome maturation protein isoform X2, with protein MNTRGLRSQLRDSVPVTGMGPQVGAYGVQDTLRSGFSSVKNELLPSHALELSEKNFQLNQDKMNFSTLRNIQGLHAPLKLQMEYRAARQRIPSLFPPHLRSSACRSCRAHTWLWTLLKGTMRASALRTSSTIQPRVR; from the exons ATG AATACCCGTGGACTGCGATCACAGCTGAGGGACAGTGTACCGGTGACGGGCATGGGTCCACAGGTTGGGGCTTATGGCGTTCAGGACACACTCAGGAGCGG atttAGCAGTGTGAAAAATGAGCTGCTTCCCAGCCATGCGTTGGAGCTTTCAGAAAAGAAT TTTCAGCTGAACCAGGACAAGATGAACTTCTCCACCCTCAGAAACATCCAGGGCCTCCACGCTCCCCTCAAACTACAGATGGAGTACAGGGCAGCCAGACAG CGTATACCTTCCCTCTTTCCTCCCCATCTCAGATCCAGCGCCTGCCGTTCCTGCAGAGCTCACACCTGGCTCTGGACACTCTTAAAGGGAACGATGAGAGCATCAGCTTTGAGGACATCCTCAACG ATCCAGCCCAGAGTGAGATGA
- the LOC106578446 gene encoding proteasome maturation protein isoform X1 — MNTRGLRSQLRDSVPVTGMGPQVGAYGVQDTLRSGFSSVKNELLPSHALELSEKNFQLNQDKMNFSTLRNIQGLHAPLKLQMEYRAARQIQRLPFLQSSHLALDTLKGNDESISFEDILNDPAQSEMMGEPHIMVEYKLGMM; from the exons ATG AATACCCGTGGACTGCGATCACAGCTGAGGGACAGTGTACCGGTGACGGGCATGGGTCCACAGGTTGGGGCTTATGGCGTTCAGGACACACTCAGGAGCGG atttAGCAGTGTGAAAAATGAGCTGCTTCCCAGCCATGCGTTGGAGCTTTCAGAAAAGAAT TTTCAGCTGAACCAGGACAAGATGAACTTCTCCACCCTCAGAAACATCCAGGGCCTCCACGCTCCCCTCAAACTACAGATGGAGTACAGGGCAGCCAGACAG ATCCAGCGCCTGCCGTTCCTGCAGAGCTCACACCTGGCTCTGGACACTCTTAAAGGGAACGATGAGAGCATCAGCTTTGAGGACATCCTCAACG ATCCAGCCCAGAGTGAGATGATGGGTGAGCCCCACATCATGGTGGAGTATAAGCTGGGCATGATGTAA